A genomic segment from Pseudomonas sp. M30-35 encodes:
- a CDS encoding chromosome partitioning protein ParA yields the protein MSMQNKPQMTDAVMFFSEHGGVCKQMFFTEFEALLDGMVNMPEFADQQVRAAYVMINPRLMIRSVVFFYLDFDEKGAPDNGWNIPLQHLAEKSGRGPDMGAGPIRLACRSQCPVSWHQMHLWDPNLAPGQNDLVILREVVKANHLGLLIEDESVQSVAPERLQMVSDDKWYSADPAAEDAEKATEKLNQEQRLKAAQLIKQQRLRIGSLTLQHEEELAKLKLASEQHSKTLEAKIALIQKSLAQQQALNTDLKNQLAEQAASFQSSREKMTEQLRTLQSSGRSEIDLMRAQFDGEMQAKIASAVVEYKEQIAIRDVELAYRQELDGKLQQEIERLSSEREQLTGQSGDQILERLSNLGMVFVVYHPGAGHLTVALQDIARYQENPFAYAASKCFVSEEQYTQWLAHYQQPSCEALLANGQRCAIPIDRIDAPSRFKLNDSNCCARHKEALRVRTVG from the coding sequence ATGAGCATGCAGAACAAGCCGCAGATGACTGATGCCGTAATGTTCTTTAGTGAACACGGTGGTGTCTGCAAGCAAATGTTCTTCACTGAGTTTGAGGCCCTGCTTGATGGCATGGTCAATATGCCTGAGTTTGCTGACCAGCAAGTGCGGGCGGCATACGTGATGATCAACCCACGGTTGATGATTCGCTCCGTGGTATTTTTCTACCTCGACTTCGATGAAAAGGGCGCGCCAGACAACGGCTGGAATATCCCGCTGCAGCATTTGGCGGAGAAATCTGGGCGCGGCCCTGATATGGGCGCCGGCCCGATCCGCTTGGCATGTCGCAGTCAGTGCCCGGTTTCATGGCACCAAATGCATCTGTGGGACCCGAATCTGGCGCCAGGGCAGAATGATCTGGTCATCCTGCGTGAAGTGGTTAAAGCCAATCATCTCGGGTTACTTATCGAGGATGAGAGCGTTCAGTCGGTTGCTCCGGAACGCTTGCAGATGGTTTCTGATGACAAGTGGTATTCCGCTGATCCTGCAGCCGAAGATGCGGAAAAAGCCACGGAAAAGCTGAATCAGGAGCAGCGTCTCAAAGCTGCGCAGTTGATCAAGCAGCAGCGTTTGCGTATCGGCAGTCTGACGCTTCAGCACGAAGAAGAGTTGGCGAAACTCAAACTGGCCAGTGAGCAACACAGCAAGACGCTTGAAGCAAAAATTGCGCTTATTCAGAAATCCCTGGCTCAGCAACAAGCACTCAATACTGATCTGAAAAATCAGCTGGCAGAACAAGCTGCAAGCTTCCAGTCGTCGCGCGAGAAAATGACCGAGCAACTGCGCACGCTGCAAAGCAGCGGGCGCAGCGAGATTGATCTTATGCGTGCGCAGTTCGACGGTGAAATGCAGGCGAAAATTGCCTCGGCTGTGGTTGAGTACAAAGAACAGATCGCCATTCGTGATGTTGAACTGGCCTATCGCCAAGAGCTCGACGGCAAGCTCCAACAGGAGATCGAGCGGCTGAGCAGCGAGCGTGAGCAGTTGACTGGGCAAAGTGGTGACCAGATACTTGAGCGTCTGTCCAACTTGGGCATGGTCTTTGTGGTTTATCACCCGGGCGCTGGACACTTGACCGTCGCTCTACAAGACATCGCTCGCTATCAGGAAAATCCGTTCGCCTATGCAGCGTCCAAATGCTTTGTTTCTGAGGAGCAATACACACAGTGGTTGGCGCACTACCAGCAACCCAGCTGTGAAGCATTGCTGGCCAATGGTCAGCGCTGTGCGATTCCAATTGATCGAATTGATGCCCCAAGCCGTTTCAAACTCAATGACTCCAACTGCTGTGCCCGTCATAAAGAAGCTCTGCGGGTGCGCACCGTCGGTTAG
- a CDS encoding nuclear transport factor 2 family protein, translating to MTALAVKPNIAPAMQQWHAMIASKDLSGLPALLHPDAVFRSPMAFKPYAGAGRVAMILNTVIKVFEDFTYHRELVSADGLNVVLEFSAKVADRELKGIDMVRFNEQGQIIEFEVMIRPMSGLQALGDEMGKRLRGAV from the coding sequence ATGACAGCGTTAGCGGTTAAGCCGAATATTGCCCCAGCCATGCAGCAATGGCATGCGATGATTGCCAGCAAGGACCTTAGTGGTTTACCTGCATTACTCCACCCGGATGCTGTGTTTCGCTCTCCGATGGCGTTCAAGCCCTACGCTGGCGCAGGTAGGGTGGCGATGATCCTGAATACCGTAATCAAGGTATTTGAGGATTTTACCTATCACCGCGAGTTGGTGTCGGCAGACGGCTTGAATGTAGTGTTGGAGTTCAGCGCAAAGGTGGCTGATCGCGAGCTGAAGGGTATCGATATGGTGCGCTTCAATGAGCAAGGCCAAATCATCGAGTTTGAAGTCATGATCCGCCCAATGAGTGGCCTGCAAGCGCTGGGCGATGAAATGGGTAAGCGCCTGCGCGGCGCGGTTTAG
- a CDS encoding metallophosphoesterase → MRLDPERSYDLIGDIHGCARTLARLLDKLGYRQEAGVWRHPTRMAIFLGDLVDRGPRIREAVNLVRGMVDAGSAVCIMGNHEFNALAWTTPAHPGSGRQFVRDHNARHARMIEETLEQYAAYPTEWRESLEWFYQLPLFVDGGRFRAVHACWDDELITPLRAQFPDGRINQAFVKAAAEHGSFANTAFNRLLRGTDMRLPHGMTLTSDDGFTRSFFRTKFWEENPQTYGDIVFQPDALPELAAQTPLSEMQKNELLRYGADQPILFVGHYWRSGKPAPIRANLACLDYSAVMFGRLVAYRLDQEHRLDSSKFVWVEVEKPEAPK, encoded by the coding sequence ATGCGTCTGGACCCTGAGCGAAGTTACGACCTGATTGGCGATATCCATGGCTGTGCCCGCACGCTGGCGCGACTGTTGGATAAATTGGGTTACCGGCAAGAGGCGGGCGTCTGGCGTCACCCGACGCGCATGGCCATCTTTCTTGGCGACTTGGTTGACCGTGGCCCGCGAATTCGCGAAGCCGTGAACCTGGTGCGCGGCATGGTCGATGCCGGGTCTGCGGTGTGCATCATGGGCAACCATGAGTTTAACGCGCTGGCGTGGACGACTCCGGCACATCCGGGCAGTGGTCGTCAGTTTGTTCGTGACCACAACGCCCGGCACGCGCGCATGATCGAGGAAACCCTGGAGCAATACGCTGCCTACCCGACAGAGTGGCGTGAGAGCCTTGAGTGGTTCTATCAGTTACCGCTGTTTGTGGATGGTGGGCGTTTTCGCGCAGTGCATGCCTGTTGGGATGATGAGTTAATCACTCCTTTGCGTGCGCAGTTCCCGGACGGGCGGATCAACCAGGCCTTTGTTAAGGCGGCTGCGGAGCACGGTAGCTTTGCTAATACCGCGTTCAACCGCTTGCTGCGAGGTACCGACATGCGCCTGCCGCACGGTATGACGCTGACCAGCGATGATGGCTTCACCCGCTCTTTCTTCCGCACCAAGTTCTGGGAAGAAAACCCGCAAACCTATGGTGATATCGTTTTCCAGCCGGATGCGCTACCCGAGTTGGCGGCGCAAACCCCCTTGTCTGAAATGCAAAAGAACGAGCTGCTCAGATACGGTGCAGATCAACCCATATTATTTGTCGGCCATTATTGGCGCAGCGGCAAACCTGCGCCTATTCGGGCTAACCTGGCGTGCCTCGACTACAGCGCCGTGATGTTCGGCCGTTTGGTCGCTTATCGCCTTGATCAGGAGCATCGTTTGGATTCGAGTAAATTTGTCTGGGTCGAAGTTGAAAAGCCGGAGGCGCCGAAATGA
- a CDS encoding NADPH-dependent 2,4-dienoyl-CoA reductase, translating to MTAHYPNLLAPLDLGFTTLKNRTLMGSMHTGLEEKPGGFERMAAYFAERARGGVGLMVTGGIGPNVEGGVYSGAAKLTTVEEAEQHKIVTRAVHEADGKICMQILHAGRYAYSPKSVAPSAIQAPINPFKPTELDEEGIEKQIQDFVTCSMLAQQAEYDGVEIMGSEGYFINQFLAAHTNQRTDRWGGSYENRMRLPVEIVSRVRQAVGPNFIIIYRLSMLDLIEGGSTWEEIVQLAQAIEKAGATLINTGIGWHEARIPTIATKVPRAAFTKVTAKLRGSVSIPLITTNRINTPEIAEQVLAEGDADMVSMARPFLADPDFVNKAAQGRADEINTCIGCNQACLDHTFGGKLTSCLVNPRACHETELNYIASTVVKKIAVVGAGPAGLAAATVAAERGHQVTLFDSAAEIGGQFNVAKRVPGKEEFFETLRYFKRKLETTGVNLQLNTRVNVDELVAGGFDEVILATGIAPRTPDIPGIDNAKVINYLDAILQRKPVGEKVAVIGAGGIGFDVSEFITHAGTATSLNRDAFWKEWGIDGQLEARGGVAGITAEPHTPARQVFLLQRKKTKVGDGLGKTTGWIHRAGLKNKQVQMLNNVQYLKVDDAGLHISIADAEAQVLPVDTIIVCAGQDPLRELHEGLQAAGQSVHLIGGADVAAELDAKRAINQGSRLAAEI from the coding sequence ATGACCGCTCACTACCCGAATCTACTGGCCCCGTTGGACCTAGGCTTTACCACGCTGAAAAACCGTACCCTGATGGGGTCGATGCACACTGGCCTGGAAGAGAAACCGGGTGGATTTGAGCGCATGGCTGCTTATTTCGCCGAGCGTGCCCGCGGCGGTGTCGGCTTGATGGTTACCGGCGGCATTGGTCCAAACGTTGAAGGCGGGGTTTATTCCGGTGCGGCTAAGCTGACCACGGTTGAAGAGGCCGAGCAGCACAAGATTGTGACCCGCGCCGTGCATGAGGCCGACGGCAAGATCTGCATGCAGATTCTCCACGCTGGCCGCTACGCCTACAGCCCCAAGTCAGTCGCACCGAGCGCCATTCAAGCGCCGATCAACCCATTCAAACCCACTGAGTTGGATGAAGAGGGCATCGAAAAGCAGATTCAGGATTTCGTCACCTGCTCAATGCTGGCGCAACAGGCGGAGTATGACGGTGTTGAGATCATGGGCTCCGAAGGTTATTTCATTAACCAGTTCCTGGCCGCACACACCAACCAGCGTACCGATCGTTGGGGTGGCAGCTACGAAAACCGCATGCGCTTGCCGGTAGAAATCGTCAGTCGCGTGCGTCAGGCCGTAGGCCCTAACTTCATTATTATCTATCGGCTGTCGATGCTTGACCTGATCGAGGGTGGCAGCACTTGGGAAGAAATCGTGCAGTTGGCTCAGGCTATCGAGAAAGCCGGCGCAACCCTGATCAATACCGGTATTGGCTGGCACGAAGCGCGTATTCCGACCATCGCGACTAAAGTCCCGCGTGCGGCATTCACCAAGGTCACAGCAAAACTGCGCGGCTCGGTGTCTATTCCGTTGATCACCACCAACCGTATCAACACCCCGGAAATCGCTGAGCAAGTGTTGGCTGAAGGCGATGCCGATATGGTTTCGATGGCGCGTCCATTCCTGGCTGACCCTGACTTTGTGAATAAAGCTGCGCAAGGTCGTGCTGATGAAATCAACACCTGTATCGGTTGTAACCAAGCCTGTTTGGATCACACCTTCGGCGGCAAACTGACCAGTTGCCTGGTTAACCCACGTGCTTGTCACGAAACCGAATTGAATTACATCGCCAGCACCGTGGTTAAGAAAATTGCAGTGGTCGGCGCGGGCCCCGCCGGTCTTGCCGCCGCTACGGTTGCCGCCGAGCGCGGTCATCAGGTTACGCTGTTTGACAGCGCCGCCGAGATTGGCGGCCAGTTCAATGTCGCCAAGCGTGTGCCGGGCAAAGAGGAGTTCTTTGAAACCCTGCGTTACTTCAAGCGCAAGCTGGAAACCACCGGGGTTAACCTGCAGTTGAATACGCGAGTGAATGTTGATGAGCTGGTGGCTGGTGGCTTTGATGAGGTGATTCTGGCGACGGGTATTGCGCCGCGTACACCGGATATTCCAGGTATCGATAATGCCAAAGTGATCAACTACCTCGACGCCATTCTGCAGCGCAAGCCTGTCGGCGAGAAGGTCGCGGTGATCGGTGCGGGTGGGATCGGCTTTGACGTTTCTGAATTCATCACCCATGCCGGTACAGCTACCAGCCTTAACCGCGACGCGTTCTGGAAAGAGTGGGGCATTGATGGTCAGTTAGAGGCACGCGGGGGTGTTGCGGGTATTACTGCTGAGCCACATACGCCAGCGCGTCAGGTTTTCCTGTTGCAACGTAAAAAGACCAAGGTGGGTGATGGTTTGGGTAAAACCACTGGCTGGATTCACCGTGCGGGGCTGAAAAACAAGCAGGTGCAGATGCTCAATAATGTGCAGTACCTGAAAGTCGACGATGCAGGTTTGCATATCAGCATTGCCGACGCCGAGGCGCAGGTATTGCCGGTCGACACCATTATTGTCTGTGCGGGTCAAGATCCGTTGCGTGAGCTGCACGAGGGGTTGCAGGCGGCGGGTCAAAGCGTGCATTTGATTGGCGGTGCGGATGTCGCCGCTGAACTGGATGCCAAGCGTGCAATCAATCAGGGTTCGCGACTGGCTGCTGAAATTTAA
- a CDS encoding NAD(+) kinase — protein MEQFRNIGIIGRLGSTQVLDTIRRLKKFLLDRHTHVILEDSIAEVLPGHGLQTSSRKNLGEICDLVIVVGGDGSLLGAARALARHKIPVLGVNRGSLGFLTDIRPDELEVKVAEVLDGNYLTENRFLLETEVRRNAEAIGQGDALNDVVLHPGKSTRMIEFELFIDGQFVCSQKADGLIVSTPTGSTAYALSAGGPIMHPKLDAIVIVPMYPHTLSSRPIVVDGNSELKIVVSKDLQIYPQVSCDGQNHFTCAPGDTVTIRKKPQKLCLIHPLDHNYYEVCRTKLGWGSRLGGGGE, from the coding sequence ATGGAGCAATTTCGGAATATCGGCATCATTGGTCGCCTTGGCAGCACGCAGGTGCTCGACACTATTCGTCGACTCAAGAAGTTTCTGCTCGACCGCCACACCCATGTCATTCTCGAAGACTCAATCGCTGAAGTCCTACCAGGCCACGGCCTGCAGACCTCTTCACGGAAGAATCTCGGGGAAATCTGTGACTTGGTGATTGTTGTCGGTGGTGATGGCAGCTTGCTTGGCGCTGCCCGTGCATTAGCCCGGCATAAAATTCCGGTGCTTGGGGTCAACCGTGGCAGCTTGGGCTTTCTGACGGATATCCGTCCTGACGAGCTTGAAGTCAAAGTCGCTGAAGTGCTGGATGGCAATTATCTGACTGAAAATCGGTTTTTACTCGAAACCGAAGTGCGGCGGAACGCGGAAGCCATTGGCCAAGGCGATGCGCTTAACGACGTGGTTCTGCATCCGGGCAAGTCGACGCGGATGATCGAGTTTGAGCTGTTTATTGATGGGCAGTTTGTTTGCAGTCAGAAAGCGGACGGCTTGATTGTCTCCACCCCAACTGGCTCAACGGCTTACGCCTTGTCTGCTGGCGGGCCGATCATGCATCCCAAGCTCGATGCAATTGTGATTGTGCCAATGTATCCGCACACCTTGTCGAGCCGCCCGATAGTGGTAGATGGCAACAGTGAGCTGAAAATTGTGGTGTCCAAAGACCTGCAAATTTATCCGCAGGTCTCCTGTGACGGTCAGAATCACTTCACCTGCGCGCCTGGCGATACCGTCACCATTCGTAAAAAGCCGCAAAAGTTATGTTTGATTCATCCGCTGGACCATAACTATTACGAGGTCTGCCGCACCAAGCTAGGGTGGGGCAGCCGCCTTGGTGGCGGGGGCGAGTAA
- a CDS encoding rhomboid family intramembrane serine protease: MSAVAVLRLPTQTNLSGFIALLQRLEVPHRVSEEAGQQVLWVPGESLAEQVRELYSRYPEGSDEVQLETSAVPTAARPGFIQQIKNNPMTSAVLLLTFIVAAVTLLGENFSAIRWLSFIDFKIQGDYIYFSSAEQTLQGGQWWRLITPMLIHFGWLHLAMNSLWYWELGRRIESYQGALALLGLTLVFSLASNVAQYSFSGPSLFGGLSGVLYGLLGHCWIYQRIAPNPVYRLPPGVLVMMLVWLLVCMTGVFELLQFGSIANAAHVGGLVAGCLTGLCGGLWQRARG, translated from the coding sequence ATGAGTGCTGTGGCGGTTTTACGCTTACCAACGCAAACCAATCTGAGCGGCTTTATTGCGTTACTGCAACGTCTGGAAGTTCCACACCGAGTCAGTGAGGAAGCGGGTCAGCAAGTATTGTGGGTGCCCGGCGAGTCGTTAGCAGAGCAGGTGCGTGAGCTCTATAGCCGCTATCCAGAGGGTAGTGACGAGGTTCAACTTGAGACCTCGGCGGTGCCAACTGCGGCACGCCCCGGGTTTATCCAGCAGATCAAAAACAACCCGATGACCAGCGCGGTATTGCTCCTGACCTTTATTGTCGCGGCGGTTACCTTGCTGGGAGAGAATTTCTCGGCGATTCGCTGGCTGAGCTTTATCGATTTCAAAATTCAAGGTGATTACATCTATTTCAGCTCGGCGGAGCAAACGCTACAGGGCGGCCAGTGGTGGCGGCTCATCACACCAATGCTCATCCACTTTGGCTGGCTGCATCTGGCGATGAACAGCCTGTGGTACTGGGAGTTGGGACGGCGCATTGAGTCATATCAGGGCGCGCTGGCGCTGCTGGGCTTAACCTTGGTGTTCAGCTTGGCATCGAACGTGGCGCAATACAGCTTCTCCGGGCCGTCACTGTTCGGCGGGTTATCCGGTGTGCTTTACGGGTTGTTGGGGCACTGCTGGATTTATCAGCGAATCGCGCCTAACCCAGTCTATCGGTTACCCCCCGGCGTACTGGTGATGATGCTGGTTTGGTTGTTGGTGTGCATGACCGGAGTATTTGAATTACTGCAATTTGGCTCCATCGCCAATGCCGCGCATGTTGGCGGCCTGGTAGCAGGTTGTCTGACTGGGTTGTGTGGTGGGTTGTGGCAGCGCGCACGCGGCTGA
- a CDS encoding YeaC family protein, translating to MSSFLETIENITPEIYQSLKLAVEIGKWPDGRKLTQEQKELSLQALIAWEIKNLPEDQRIGYMGPQECSSKSEPVPNLLFKSSDTLH from the coding sequence ATGTCGTCTTTTTTGGAAACTATCGAAAACATCACCCCCGAGATCTATCAAAGCCTGAAATTGGCGGTGGAAATTGGTAAATGGCCAGATGGTCGCAAGCTGACTCAAGAGCAAAAAGAGTTGAGTTTGCAGGCGCTGATTGCCTGGGAAATCAAAAATCTACCGGAAGACCAGCGTATTGGTTACATGGGGCCGCAGGAGTGCAGCTCCAAGTCTGAGCCAGTGCCGAACCTGTTGTTTAAGTCTTCTGATACGTTGCATTGA
- a CDS encoding lytic murein transglycosylase — MNKTITGIGALLLATGALATQAEAASFQQCLSGLRGKALAKGVSGATFDRYTQTLEPDMSVLELLNSQPEFSTPIWDYLAALVDQQRVDEGRQMLKQHADTLAKVSRTYGVDPATVVAVWGVESDYGKTFGKRPLLTSLSTLSCYGRRQAFFQGEFFATLKLLQSGDIQAQELKGSWAGAFGHTQFMPSTYQRIAVDGDGDGRRDLVASIPDALASTANYLKRSGWRTGQPWGYEVKLPAGFNTSSTGRKNKRALKDWVARGVVKVDGSAITPSDTQAGILLPAGAKGPAFIVMRNFDAIYSYNAAESYALAIAHLSDRLRGGDEIATPWPTDDPGLSRIERKQLQELLLARGYDIGEADGLIGTNTRKAIVEEQKRLGLQPYDGRAGKKILKAMQAQ, encoded by the coding sequence ATGAACAAAACTATCACCGGTATAGGTGCGCTACTGCTCGCTACAGGCGCTTTGGCAACGCAGGCTGAGGCCGCATCGTTTCAGCAATGTCTCAGTGGCTTGCGCGGCAAAGCGTTAGCCAAGGGCGTCTCTGGTGCGACCTTTGACCGTTATACGCAAACGCTTGAGCCTGACATGAGCGTGCTCGAATTGCTCAATTCACAACCCGAGTTCAGCACCCCTATCTGGGATTACCTGGCTGCGCTGGTCGATCAGCAACGTGTCGATGAAGGTCGGCAGATGCTCAAGCAGCACGCTGATACCTTGGCCAAGGTATCGCGCACCTATGGCGTTGACCCAGCTACTGTGGTCGCGGTTTGGGGGGTTGAGAGCGATTACGGTAAAACCTTCGGCAAGCGTCCTTTGCTCACCTCGCTAAGTACATTGTCTTGTTACGGCAGGCGTCAGGCGTTCTTCCAGGGCGAGTTCTTTGCCACCTTGAAGCTACTGCAATCTGGTGATATTCAGGCGCAAGAGCTGAAGGGGTCATGGGCGGGGGCGTTTGGTCATACCCAGTTCATGCCTTCGACCTATCAGCGTATCGCCGTGGATGGCGACGGTGACGGTCGCCGCGACCTGGTGGCGAGTATTCCTGATGCGCTGGCATCAACCGCCAACTACCTTAAGCGTTCGGGCTGGCGTACCGGCCAACCGTGGGGGTATGAGGTCAAGCTGCCTGCGGGTTTCAATACGTCCTCGACGGGGCGTAAAAACAAGCGTGCGCTGAAGGACTGGGTCGCCCGCGGCGTGGTTAAGGTCGATGGCTCGGCGATAACGCCAAGTGATACTCAAGCGGGTATTTTGCTACCCGCAGGGGCCAAAGGTCCGGCGTTTATTGTGATGCGCAACTTTGATGCGATCTACTCCTACAATGCGGCTGAAAGCTATGCATTGGCCATTGCTCATTTGTCTGATCGCCTGCGCGGTGGTGACGAGATCGCCACGCCGTGGCCAACGGATGATCCGGGTCTCAGCCGGATTGAGCGCAAACAGTTGCAGGAGTTACTGCTCGCCCGTGGCTACGACATTGGCGAGGCGGATGGCTTGATTGGTACCAATACCCGCAAAGCGATTGTCGAGGAGCAAAAACGTCTAGGTTTACAGCCGTATGACGGCCGTGCAGGCAAGAAAATCCTCAAGGCGATGCAAGCCCAGTAA
- a CDS encoding DUF1853 family protein: MNSLRSLNDLPLHLLQPAVRDLAWVILAPPLLSDAPTTQRHPLTASRWSTEPQLLADWLLQLDKDCSSLTHWLAERSVRRLGLYYERLWQFALNAAPDVEILAANLPIRHEGHTLGELDLILSDDEGLHHLELAIKLYLGEQSSSGTANRHWLGPGSRDRLDLKLSHITEHQLPLSKTEQALSALAQEGINTQTIQASMWVAGYLFYPWPNGCLPPAGAHPEHLRGSWVHQRDWPALLAEYPSASWQILPRHDWLAPARISQANHWPNDQLQIWFATLEANTNAQLLVRLEQSPDGYWLEQQRVFLVSDSWPETLRPYR; the protein is encoded by the coding sequence ATGAACTCATTGCGCTCACTAAATGATCTCCCTCTGCACCTGCTGCAACCTGCCGTGCGCGATCTGGCGTGGGTCATACTTGCACCACCGCTACTGAGCGATGCACCGACAACCCAGCGCCACCCTTTAACGGCTAGCCGCTGGAGTACAGAGCCGCAGTTGCTGGCTGATTGGTTGTTACAACTGGATAAAGACTGCTCAAGCCTGACTCACTGGCTGGCCGAGCGCTCAGTGCGCAGGTTGGGCTTGTATTACGAACGGCTCTGGCAGTTCGCCCTGAATGCAGCGCCTGATGTGGAGATTCTTGCCGCCAACCTGCCCATTCGCCACGAAGGGCACACCCTCGGCGAGTTGGATTTAATCCTGAGTGACGATGAAGGCCTGCATCACCTTGAACTGGCGATCAAGCTCTACCTCGGCGAGCAATCCTCCAGCGGAACCGCTAATCGGCACTGGCTCGGTCCGGGTAGTCGTGACCGCCTAGATTTGAAACTCAGCCATATCACTGAACACCAGTTGCCCCTGTCGAAAACCGAACAAGCACTTAGTGCTTTGGCCCAAGAAGGGATCAACACTCAGACGATACAAGCCTCGATGTGGGTCGCCGGTTATTTGTTTTACCCATGGCCAAATGGTTGCTTACCCCCTGCGGGCGCTCACCCCGAGCATTTACGGGGCAGTTGGGTGCATCAGCGCGACTGGCCAGCACTGCTTGCTGAATACCCGTCTGCCAGCTGGCAAATATTGCCGCGCCATGACTGGCTGGCACCTGCACGAATCAGCCAAGCCAATCACTGGCCCAACGACCAGCTGCAAATTTGGTTCGCCACCCTCGAAGCCAATACCAATGCGCAATTACTAGTCCGCCTGGAACAAAGCCCAGACGGCTATTGGCTTGAGCAACAGCGCGTATTTCTGGTCAGTGATAGTTGGCCGGAAACACTTAGGCCATATCGCTAG
- a CDS encoding 1-aminocyclopropane-1-carboxylate deaminase/D-cysteine desulfhydrase, which translates to MQLLNLYWLTNSGVEVAVLRLDLIDQQVSGNKWFKLAPYIKTASEQGAQGLISLGGAHSNHLHALAAAGNRFGFQTVGLMRGNSQATPTALELEQLGMRLHWLGYGGYRARNLPGFWQPWRMRYPHLQPVPEGGSGLLGAQGCRPLVELVCSQLKQINWPDYHAWWLAVGTGTTLAGLVLAEAGAHPVYGALAVPAQHGAEKQISSVLAQAQQADQGYRLLDAARGGFAKVDGQLLDFMQACEAESGMLFEPLYTAKALLALREQVEQGAFPRGTRLIFVHTGGLQGRAAALAKSQ; encoded by the coding sequence TTGCAGTTGCTAAACCTGTATTGGTTGACCAACTCAGGGGTTGAAGTGGCTGTTTTGCGCCTTGATCTGATTGATCAACAGGTCAGTGGCAACAAATGGTTCAAGTTGGCGCCCTACATCAAAACCGCAAGTGAGCAAGGCGCGCAAGGGCTTATCAGTCTTGGCGGCGCCCACTCCAATCACTTGCATGCTTTGGCTGCTGCTGGAAATCGCTTTGGTTTTCAAACCGTCGGTTTAATGCGCGGCAACTCGCAGGCGACGCCCACTGCGCTCGAACTCGAACAACTGGGTATGCGCCTACATTGGCTGGGTTACGGCGGCTACCGAGCGCGCAACCTGCCAGGCTTCTGGCAGCCTTGGCGTATGCGTTATCCACATTTACAGCCAGTTCCTGAAGGTGGCAGCGGTTTGCTTGGTGCGCAAGGCTGCCGGCCATTGGTCGAGTTGGTGTGCAGTCAACTTAAGCAGATCAACTGGCCCGACTATCATGCCTGGTGGTTGGCCGTGGGCACAGGTACGACTCTGGCCGGTTTGGTCCTGGCTGAAGCGGGCGCGCACCCGGTTTATGGCGCGTTAGCCGTTCCGGCACAACACGGAGCCGAAAAGCAGATTTCCAGCGTGCTGGCTCAGGCGCAACAAGCCGATCAAGGGTATAGGCTGCTGGATGCGGCGCGTGGCGGGTTTGCCAAAGTTGATGGGCAACTGCTGGATTTCATGCAGGCCTGCGAGGCTGAGTCGGGCATGCTGTTTGAGCCGCTGTACACCGCTAAAGCTCTATTGGCATTGCGTGAGCAAGTCGAGCAGGGCGCGTTTCCTCGCGGAACACGGCTGATTTTTGTCCATACCGGCGGTTTGCAAGGCCGTGCAGCTGCATTGGCTAAAAGCCAGTAA